TTACCAATTGGTTTGAGGACAGGTAACTTCTCTTTTCGAGAACCCTGAATTATGAAACCATTTTTTTCTAAAAGCGGCTAAGCTCACCCCAGCCTTGTTTTACATAGTGATGCTATCTTGGTGTTTCAAAAAGATGGACATGTCTTCATAGATGTACGGAGAGCTGGAAATTTATAACTTAAATATCTTAATCGAAAATAGGTGTAAAACAACAAGAGATAAAAAAAATTCCTCTTGTCCACTTTTGCGTTTTTTTTTGTAATGTCCCTATCCTTAAGCGTCCTTCTCCCCTCTCATGTTTTTTCAACTACTTCTAAAAATTTGAAGATGCAAAACCACCATAGTGACTGGTTTAAGGTTTCGAGGGTGATTTCTCATGCCAAAGTTCTCCAAGAATCTGAAACTGTTCACGGGTGTGGAGTAAAGGAAGAACGGAAAAACATCATCAACTAATATAATCATTTGTATTcgatagaaataaaacatggcaCAAATAGtcatgtttttttctgaattttctaGTAACATTCTCAACATCCAGGAATTTTCAATAAAGTTAAAGGCTTGTAATAAAAACCCCACTTTCAATATTGGTGAAGGGTATTTAAAGTCTACGGTTCAAGTGGGACCAAGCACAATAGTTCATGGTTAAAAATAGACTTAATTTTTCTCTATAAGTATTATAATTGTAATACTGCTTTACTCACACATCAGAAATTCAGTCTCAAAATGCTTTAAGTGTTAGATTGTTAAGGTCATGATTCCACCAAGATAAAATGAAGTGAGGCTACACCCTTTACCTTTTGAAgtactcactccgattcatattacttgcaactaatatagatgtatctagacacattttaactGTAGATACATTCATTTTagtggcaagtaatatggatcggagggagtgccATAATTACAATTAGTCTTAGTTAACCCGTTCTAAAGATTATCATGACAAGGAAATTTTCCTGCACAGGCAAATTCTGTTGGCTTCTGAAATCATGGTTCTGATTGGCATAATCATGAGCTTCCGTTACACGCCTCACTACTCGATCCCACAATACGTCTCTTCGGCTCTCATCACATTTGTATTTGCGGAGGTGCTTGAAGGTATGTGAACTTTAACCAGATTATTCAGCTCAGCGACACTATATTTACACGCACGCACGATGCATCTggaaaaaaaaatcataaaataACTCTCTGTTGCTCATGAACAATGCAGGAGTAAACCTATCCCTGCTTTCACGGGTCATGTCGTCAAGGCTCTCGCGAGGGACCTACAACGGCGGCCTCCTCTCGACAGAGGCTGGTACTCTGGCCCGCGTGGTCGCTGACGCGACGATCACTGGAGCGGGTTACCTAGGAACGGACATGCTTCTCAATGTCACGCTGCTTCCGCCCCTTGTGATCTCCATAGTCTCCATTGTTGCGACGTTCTGCACATACAACACTCTGTTTTGAGGAGAGCTAAAGAACCGTTTTCTTCTTCTGAGGCAGATCAGTCTTTCTTTCTGCCCAATGTCCAGACAGTTAAAATGGTTCCTGCCCACATTGGGTTGTATTCGTCTATTTGATTTTGAAGCAGTAGCAGAATTGGTCTTCAGGCTCCAATAATCTTTGTAAATGCCGACGTGTGCCTCCTAGATGTAAGAAAAATGTATCGTACCAATGTGCATGGGGCAGATGTAATCTTGTTTAGATCTGTATCCCTGAACTCTCAAAAGGAAGGAAGATTTGTACCCCTGAACCTGTGTATTCAGATGCAATGTGGAAAGCTTTGTTTTGTGTTGGAAATGCAGCACGAATATGATTTCCTGGCGTACACTGACAAGTCACGCAGGTAGCCGTGTGCTGTTGAGCTGGGCAATGTTTTACACTGACAGAGCATTTCACACAGCAAACCTGAGGCATTAATTCTGATGAGCTCCCAACGGCTGGCTCCCAGACGTGAGGCGAATTACTAGGCCCATAACTCCAAGGTGCCAATTTCAGGGGGCTTGACCGTGTTAAATAAACCTGACTGAACCGGGCCGTTTGGAGAAGGTACGTCAACCGTTTAGCTGGGCCGTGCCAGATCGGACACCCGCCGACCCGCTCTGTGCTCGACGGTTTGTCGCTACGAAACAGGGCAAGAGGGCGTCAGGTTTGACGCGGCCGCTCCGCACGGTCATGGAGCTCGAGCTTCGCTGAGAATGGCCAGTCACACGGATGAGCTCCGAGGTTGTTCTGGTGGTTAAGTCCTTTTCCTACCCCTTCTTTACCACGCTTGTGGCATGGCCACTGCGGCCTGTGTACCGACCGTGTAGGACGTGGCCGGTCGTATGTGTACAGCAAGAGTGTGCGTGCCCGGTCGTCGGGCGATTTCACCGGCGCATGCATGGCACCGCCGCACCGGTGCTCGGTCGGCATATAAAGCCGCATTGTATCATACGGCTTGGTCACACAAGAGCCAAGCTCCACTAATCCCAATGGCTTCCTTCGCACGAACACCGGCCATCTACCTCGTCACAAGCTTCTTGGTGCTCCTATCCTGCTCGCAGCAAGGTGACTGATTTGATCTTCTCCGTTTCCTTAGATGAGCCACCTTGGCACCTTGCATGGATTTTGTCTCATCATGTTACTGATCATGCTTCGAACAGCGCGAGGCGTGAACTACACCTTCGCGAGGGACGCGACGCGGGCGCCGGCGGTGTCCTACTACGACTACATCATCGTGGGCGGCGGCACTGCGGGGTGCCCGCTGGCCGCGACGCTGTCGCAGCGCTTCCGCGTGCTGCTGCTGGAGCGCGGGGGCTCGCCGTACGGCGACGAGCGGGTGGAGAACATGACCCACTTCACGGCCACGCTCGCCGACACCTCCGCGGGGTCGCCGGCGCAGCGGTTCGTGTCGGAGGACGGCGTGATCAACTCGCGCCCTAGGGTGCTGGGCGGCGGCAGCTGCATCAACGCCGGGTTCTACACCCGCGCCAGCGACGACTACGTGCTGGACGTCGGGTGGGACCTGGCCGCCACAAAGGAGGCGTACCGGTGGGTGGAGGACGTGGTGGCGTTCCACCCGGAGCTCGGGCCATGGCAATCCGCGCTGCAGAGGGGGCTCTTGGAGGCCGGCATCGCCCCCGACAACGGCTTCACGTTCGACCACATCGACGGCACCAAGATCGGTGGGTCGATCTTCGACGACGAGGGCCGGCGCCACACCGCCGCCGACCTGCTGCGGTACGCGCGCCCCGAGGGCGTCGACGTGCTGCTCCGGGCCAGAGTCGCCAAGATCCTCTTCAACGTCGGAGGTACGGTAGTTAGAGCCTCTTCACACCATCCATCACACACACGCTGACGTGCATTTCGATCGTGTAACATTTCGTTACCCCGCgcgcctttttttttttttgtcgtCTCAGGGGGGCGCCGGCCGGTGGCGCACGGGGTGGTGTTCCACGACTCGGAGGGGCAGATGCACAGAGCGTACCTCAACGCCGGCCGTCGCAACGAGATTATCCTCTCGGCGGGCGCCCTGGGCAGCCCGCAGCTGCTGATGCTCAGCGGCGTCGGACCCGCGGACCACCTGCGCTCCTTCAACATCACGCTCGTCCTCAACCAGCCCGCCGTCGGCCAGGGCATGGCTGACAACCCCATGAACGCCATCTTCGTGCCGTCGCCTTCCCTGGTCGAGGTTTCTCTCATCCAGGTCGTCGGCATCACCCAGTTCGGGAGCTACATCGAGGGCGCCAGCGGCTCCAACTGGGCCAACCCGCGCCACCAggcctccggctccggctccggcggcGGCCAACACCGGCCGCCCCGCAACTTCGGGATGTTCTCTCCGCAGGTACGTTGTACATTGCAAGTGACGGTGTGACAGCTTGAGCAAAATGAACAGGTGACAGTGATTTTGTTCCTGCAGACGGGGCAGCTGGCGACGGTGCCCCCGAAGCAGCGGACGCCGGAGGCGATCGCGCGCGCGGCGGACGCGATGAGCCGGCTCGATGACGCGGCGTTCCGCGGCGGCTTCATCCTGGAGAAGGTCATGGGCCCGGCGTCCACGGGCCACCTCGAGCTGCGGAACCGCAACCCGGACGACAACCCGGCGGTCACCTTCAACTACTTCTCCCACCCGGAGGACCTCCGGCGCTGCGTCGACGGCCTGACGGTCATCGAGCGCGTCATCAGGTCCAAGTCCTTCCAGAGGTTCACGTACCCGGACTTCTCCATCGAGATGCTGCTCAACATGACGGCGGAGTTCCCCGTCAACATGCTGCCCCGGCACGACAACGACTCCAGGTCCCTGGAGCAGTTCTGCAAGGACACCGTCATGACCATCTGGCACTACCACGGCGGATGCCAGGTCGGCAGGGTCGTCGACGCCGAGTACAGGGTGCTCGGCGTCGATGCGCTGCGTGTCATCGATGGCTCCACACTCAATGCCTCGCCGGGAACCAACCCGCAGGCCACCGTCATGATGCTCGGCAGGTAATCCCCCATCTTTTGCTCATCGGGCATCTTTCTACCATCCctaaatgtctagcactttttagCCAAGATCCTAGTGGTACTGATTTTGTCTCCATGGTTGCAGTTTTAGGTCGGATCTTATCAATCTCTCTCTTAAAAAATAATGATTATGTCTGATTGTGTGTTATCTTGACAGGTATATGGGGGTCAAAATCCAAAACGAGAGGTTGCACGCTGAAGGATTCAAGAGGCGAAAACTGTAACTAGTTACTAGTGTGATGCTTGTTTCACTATTGGTAGCCTGAACCTGTTACTAGTCATGATCGACTGTAATTTCATTGGGATGAATTGCACGTCATTAATTGTTGGATTTGTGTGTTCGTATGAACTACCAAGATGAAATCTGTATTGTCTGAAAGACAAACTGAAATTTGTAATTTAACAAGAAATCTTATCAAGAAACATTCGTGGACTAAAGTTCTGACAGTCAAATACCGGTAATATACTCTCACATCTCCTCTGAGATTGTTCTTTCGCGACGCAAAGTGTCAGCTCCAATTGCCAAAGAAGGGTCTCGAAAACGAAAGAAGAATCCCATAGTGGGGTGTGAGCTTTTAGAGGGCACAACCCTCAACGTAAAAGGGAAAGGGAGATGTTGGATGCCAAGAGGATATCCATGGTTTAAAACCCTTTGAAAACTTAGCAGGTATATGCCTCGTGGCTCTCGCCTGCTGGATTTATGTTCCCTATAAATCCCGCGATGCGGCAGAGTGGGAGAGCAGCAAGGTCAAGGACTCAAAAGGtaaggaagatgaagaagaaggaagCGAATGTTCTAAGCGATCAATGGTGAGGTATTTGTATTGAGCAGTCCAGTTTCAGGGCTCCTCTCTATTGGCAGGGAGCATTTGAAGTCTTGTAGCTTCATCCAGTGCTCTGCCAAAGGAGAGTTGCCCTGTAACTGGACCTAGCTTAAGCAGGTTCAGAGATTGTAAAGATTTGGTTTTGACAGCTTCAGGCTTTCAGCTTCACACTTGGCTATTTCCTCCACGCAGAGGGGAACATCACCACATAACACAAGCCCACATGACACATTTGTACCTAGCGCTGCTAGCTCGATTACAAAATGGTTTTACTTTTGACACATAGCAATTCTTGGAAAGACCTCAGCAGACCCAACGATTCACCAACAACATCGGAGACAACTGACTTGCTCTGGCTTTTGCAATGCAGTTCTACCACTAGCGTAGCACAGCCGTTCTCTACATGCACCCGATCTAGGAAGATTGGCCGGTAAGATCGCCTTCAAGCTGTGCAGAGCCGCCAGGGTTTCTGCCATTTCTGCTGATCGACAGTTCTCCAACCTTCCCCAAGCTGATACAATCGTTCTCCCTTCTTCCGTTGCCATTGGTACCTATTAATTGTTCAATCTCAGTAGTATTGAGTCGCTGCAATATAAGTTGTTTCTCAAGTGTCATATCTCCACCTCATAAGTAAGAGATTGGACCTCATGGACGCATCAGCTTGATTTAGAACCAGCAACATCCAATCATGTCCAGTATAGGATCATCTCCACAGGCGCCCCCATATAGTATAGTACAAGCTGCCAACAATTTGATCCATTGCGCGTACCGTGGCTCTCAAACGATGGGGCAAATGGCTAGGTCGCTGGCATGTGGTGCCCACCGGTCGATGTCCTCCGTGGTAGACGTGCCTGGCAGCCCTGAGCCAGCCCTGAAGGTTGGGGGCGGACAAGCGGTTATCAAACAGTTTATTAGACCACCCAGACAGATGGGGGCTATTGGGGCAGCCGGCGGGGTTTGATTTCGTGTTCGGCGCCCCGGTGAGCTTATTGGGGGAGTATTGGAGCCGCCAGCGAATATACTCTAAAATCTTAAACTTTCTTTCTTTAAAAAAATGAAATTTATAAGTTTGCATCACGCTGGTACAATTAAGAGCTTACACCTGACCTATGCATAGCTAGCATGCACACAGTCACATAAATAAAAGATTAAAAAAATAACGGTGCAATGAAGGTATGTCGGAGACCAGCAGTAATGTCTAAAACAAGCAGCGACGATCCCGAGGACACGCCGGGATTTAACGCAACGTTCATGTTTTCACTGAACGACCACACAACATGGGAGGGTAACATTGAGGACGTGATCGCCCTCTCCATCCACGACAGGCTGCTCGTCGACATCACGCGTGACGGCGACGAAGCTAGCCCTAGCGGCGCGGTGGAGGACGAGCCCGCCGACCCTCGCGGCGCCGACGAGGACTACAACTTCTTCCAGTACTACGATCGCTCCGGCCACCGTAGGCTCTATTAATTtattttagtttaagtttagtcGAATTTCATTCAAATGCTTGTAATTATAACAAATTTGAATGAATTCTAGTGTTTTCCATTCGAATTTAATTTTCTTAAATTCCTATctggggacgcgactggaaacAGACGCGTCCCAAAAGTGGCACCACGCGGcggcccccaaacgctcgatcaggCGCTTTATCTGGACGCGCTTTTGAAAGTGCATggaacccccatgtgtggttttgataATTGATGACAATTCCGATGGACtagtgtttgcattgagttatattttgtAGGAGttatccataggcaatgcttgaagcatatgttggcttcaaggttgcaataagaagaaattgatgaagaatatgtCTTGAAGAGAAGAATATTAAGTAAACTCTCATGCgtatcttcaagacatcaacatgatgaagaatgaaaaaATGAAGTGCAAGTACAAGATAAGCATCTATAAGAGATCATAGGCTTGAAGCTTGTCATtcttatggtgatcatggatatgtgaagatatgCCCAAATTACttgaagagagccaaataagatacaaACAAGATGCATTAAAGGCTCAAAACAAAAGCGCACTAGTACATGATGTGGAAGAAAGTATaaggcacaacatatacaaacactttATAGGTACAAAACCAAAACATGCAAAGGGCAAGAAACGTACAATGTTAATAAGTTGAGTGAAGTTACCACAATGAggtacattggatataagataaatAGATAATAATAATTATGACTTGACTTGATCAAATATAATTTATGAAGatcgatcccttaattcttcatgaagtatccaagtctccaatgcccttcgcaatcacctattgatcaagttgtagtttgttggtatccaaataagttgggtcctaagaggtgagTCTAATAggcttgggaacccaaatagttttTTTTTCTTGATACCACTTTTGAGTCCCATAAAACTTGGAAAACACATTGGCATCCTTATCTTTCCTAAGATACTAATTATAATCAATAATGATAGGATTTGATAAGGTACAATTTGAACATGCACGAAGATGAAAAGTGTCCCTTTGCACAACATAGGTAGCAACAAGTGCTCCCATTTCTTCTCTTTGTTGATTTCTTGGCTTGGGAGCTCTATATTGATTCGTCTTGTGAAgttgcctatcttcaacttgagattgagctGGAGGTTGATGTTgaacttgaccttgtggccgcctCCCTTGTTTCTTATCACTAAAGTTCTTCTTTTCTAACTTGGTGCCCTTCAACTTTGCACTTGAGCAAATAATATTGGCTGAATTCTTTACTTGTTCCTAGTCCTTTTTATTGTTGCTCTCGGAATTGTTCTTATTATTGAAGTTGAATCCAATTACACTTTGTCATTAGGGAATTTTTGCACATTGAACATATTGTTGAGCGTGAATTTCCCTTTATGgctcttttccaagtctttcctcAAAGAAAAGATTTAGACCTTGAGCTCTTTTATTTTCTGTACATGGTTTGTGGTAATATAAGTACTAGAGAAAGTAGAAAAATCATTGTTAAAGAAACAAGGCAAAGCatgtaattcatcacaagatgtgGCAATAATATGGctcgatgaattactaggactagcacatggcaatatagcattttgagtagaatTTACACGAATctacatatgaggctcacaagatgttgccatagtgatacttgcctcatgagctagctTCATACCATCATAGGAGATTAGGAGATCATTACGAGAGATCGAGAGCTTTTAATGACTATCCTCCAATTTTCTATAATTTCTAGTTTTTTTATGAATACTAGCATGCCAGGTAGCAacacaagttgagcccttagggcATCCCCGCCAGTGCCCCCTAAACGGAACCCAACAACTACGTCGGACGAGCCATTTGGGCGGCGCCGACAAAAATTGCCGCCGCTTGGGGCGAGGCCGCCCACACCGACGCTTCCATAATAAAGCCCCCAAACACATTTGTAATTCAAATTGGATAATTTAAACAAATAAAATGCAATGTCTTCCTGTGCTGGAAGATGATTTAAAATGCAATGCCTTGGTGTGTTGTGTTAGTAAGAGATGAGACATTACTTTATGTGGCAACCGATGAGACATTACTTTATGTGGCAACCCATTTTCTAGTGAGTTGTTCTCAAAAAATAAAATTCTAGTGAGTTGTCACATAAAGTAATGTCACGTCTCTTACTAACACAACACATGGAGACATCGCATTTTAGTTCTGCTTGCAGCACAAGTTGCCATGGAATTTTATTTGTTTAAATACGCACAAATGTGTTTGGTTTGTGTGACATTTATCAATGAAGACTATAACGACACCTCCCAGAATAGTTTCCAAAGCACATAGTGTCACACGCATATATTTTACAACAACTACTAATTGTGTTTAGCACACACGCCCAATAAACAAATCTCACTCATAAAAAATTGACGGATCTTATTCAACTTATACTTGTTTGCATCCCAACTTTCAGGAGATCAAACAAGGTGTATTCcaacttcttcttcttttttttttatttttttatttttattttcatcCTCCCATATCTTCTTCTCATCTAGCTCAAAATCTCCCTCCTTCTCCATTTTGCGCAACTCACTTTTAGAATTGTCCTCACCCTTCAATTTTGTATAGTTTTGCTCCATCGTACGGCTTCACAGCGGCATCCATCCAATGATTCACATCCTTCATTAAACATGAATGTTTTTCTTCCACCTTGCTCTTTACTTCAACCCCATTTTCATATATGCCCCACAAAGAGGTTAATGCATGTTGGCATGACAAAGACCACTAAGGATCAACCCAACTCACAAACCCATAGTTGATACCATCCTACAAATATAAATTATGAATGAATTTGAGATATTTATCTCCCTACTAAATCGAAACAATGTAGCACGCAACTACAATGTAGCACACAACTACTTACATTTTTCTTCGACACACATAGAATCGGCAATCCTGTACTCGCCCCTTCAAAAGAAACGACCTTCTCGGGTAGAAGGTCGTGCATACGAAAACGCGGGGTCGGCAAAGCCGGTCCATGCTGGGTCGACAATCTTCTGCGCCGCATAGTCCATGTCGGGATACTACACATCACCAAGAATTGACACAATTTTAAGCTACAAACACAATTATTGATTTTTCCTAAATTGACAAGGCAAGACTCGTTGGACCTCGCCAAGACCCTAAACCTAAAAGCACATCACTGGTGTAGGAGAGGGGCTAGAGGGGAGGGAGGATTCACATCGCCAAGCCAAGACTCGCTGGACCTCCCCGTTTTTCCATCTCGACAATCTTTGGGTGGTGTCGATGGCCTCAGTTCGCCGGTGGAGAAGCTGTTGTGGTGGATCCAGCCGCACGCGACGCGACGGGCGTTGGATCATGTTGCTTCGGTACAACTCAGATTATTATGATTTGGTAGGGGAATTAAAAGAATTTCTTTTGCGTCTAATGGCCAGCAAATTCTCTTCATCAGCTCCTCGTCCCATCCTCAGTAATAGTGTCAGTTGAAAAGGTTGGTGAGTATCCAATCATTATTTCTCCACGAGAAGGCTTCTTTCTTCCCTTCTTATCCCGCCAAGTGGTTTTACCTAAACCGAGATTTTGACGCGTCGATTCCTGGCAGTGACGATGTCGATTTGGAAGCGACAATGGGTGCGGACTACCTCCGTAAAGGTCGGGGAGTGGGGGGAGGAGAGAGAAATAGGTCGGCTGGAATGGTGTTGTGTGCTGCCAGGAAGGTCATGCACGCCCATCTGTTGCGCTGGCGCTCCCTGTTTGAGCCCCACGCTACGGGGCCGGCATAGGAGTGCCGATCGAGTTATCGGGCCACAGCTCGCGCTGGCACTGCTTGGGGAGCACCGGCGGGAGGCGtttttggctgagaagccccaaAGGCCATTGGGGGCACCGGTGGGAATACTCTTAGGTCAACAATCTACTTTGATATAGATGTTCCCCAAGAAGtatagttagtagcacaagcatcattaataTATTTAGCCTTTTCAAGCTTGCAAGTTTTAATATATTGGGATAGAGAAGCACTAGCATGTTTCTCATCGTGTAGCTCTTGTTCAAGGAGATTGAATCCCCATTTCCCCTCAATAACAAGGGAGTTCAAATCCTTTATGGTTTCCTTGTGTTTATATCATTAAATGTTTCCATAAAGTATTACCATGAAGATAAGTAGATAACCATACACAATTCCCATCTAATGGAGGAAAGCGTCATTATCATCATCAACGTCATCATCACCCTCATAAATAGATGTGTTAGTATTTAAAGTAGCAGTTACCTTTGATCCTCTTGCAATAAGGCAGCTCTGATTATCGGGGGTTGACGATTCTCCATTTGAGGAGGAGGGAACTTCAGTATCAGCAGTAGGGCAACCTTTTGCAAGATGATCATACTTTTGCAAGATGAACATACTCATAACATTCATGTCACGTTCTCCTCTTGATGGGAACCTTCTTGGTTCTTCTagcaatttcctcctcaatgatgTGCGCCAATTTTTTATCttaatttcctctacatggttagtcatagaacaactagaggaaatagaggcgtttttatcatggccacaactaGAAATAAGAATATCATTACAAAACTTAATCAAGCAAACTCTATGAGATATGCGAGATCCTTTAACACAAGAATGTGTGAAATATTTATTGCAATAAGTGTTTTATGTCCAAGCTCTCTACACCATTAGCATTTACAGAATAAGAGTCATCGGTGTAAAGAGCAACATTGACATCATAACATGTGATTTtttcactcaccatatcattaccttgttccATGTTACatgttggtgaagtggatgacttTAAACAATCATCACAACCGGAGATGGAAGAAACTTGGAACTTTTCGTGATGTGAAGGAGAAGAGAGCTCCTCATAGAGACAATCAACCTCACGAGATATTGACCAACCAAATATTACTTCACATTAGAGGACTTTCACTCCGGAACTATCAAGGCAACATAAACtactgaaagttcagagatggtaaacctagagggggtgaataggtttctactaattttaattctttctttgcaatgttaggttttgcggaatataaagatgagcctaatgcaaactaggtgaggcaacctatatgAATATACAAGTAACTCaatcacgaaggctctcacaggcaattatgtcacaagtaaggagttcggttagagataaccgatagcacgcggagacgagggtttattcccgtgttcccttcctttgcaagaa
This region of Lolium perenne isolate Kyuss_39 chromosome 2, Kyuss_2.0, whole genome shotgun sequence genomic DNA includes:
- the LOC127336414 gene encoding protein HOTHEAD-like, whose protein sequence is MCTARVCVPGRRAISPAHAWHRRTGARSAYKAALYHTAWSHKSQAPLIPMASFARTPAIYLVTSFLVLLSCSQQARGVNYTFARDATRAPAVSYYDYIIVGGGTAGCPLAATLSQRFRVLLLERGGSPYGDERVENMTHFTATLADTSAGSPAQRFVSEDGVINSRPRVLGGGSCINAGFYTRASDDYVLDVGWDLAATKEAYRWVEDVVAFHPELGPWQSALQRGLLEAGIAPDNGFTFDHIDGTKIGGSIFDDEGRRHTAADLLRYARPEGVDVLLRARVAKILFNVGGGRRPVAHGVVFHDSEGQMHRAYLNAGRRNEIILSAGALGSPQLLMLSGVGPADHLRSFNITLVLNQPAVGQGMADNPMNAIFVPSPSLVEVSLIQVVGITQFGSYIEGASGSNWANPRHQASGSGSGGGQHRPPRNFGMFSPQTGQLATVPPKQRTPEAIARAADAMSRLDDAAFRGGFILEKVMGPASTGHLELRNRNPDDNPAVTFNYFSHPEDLRRCVDGLTVIERVIRSKSFQRFTYPDFSIEMLLNMTAEFPVNMLPRHDNDSRSLEQFCKDTVMTIWHYHGGCQVGRVVDAEYRVLGVDALRVIDGSTLNASPGTNPQATVMMLGRYMGVKIQNERLHAEGFKRRKL